The Synechococcus sp. WH 8101 sequence AATGCCAGCATTGCAGTCAACGCTAGCCCTTGCGGGCCTGGCTGATCCGCCTAAGGTTTTGGTGTGGTCTGACAGGGAGAGCGCCGCCGATGGCCGTTGAGCTGCCCCTCGCTCAGATGACGCACGACGAAAAACTCCAGGCCATGGAACTGCTCTGGGCGGAGCTGTCCAAGACGCCAGAACAGTTGACATCTCCTGCTTGGCACCGCGACGTGCTCCGCAGTCGATGCGGGCAGGTGCAGCAGGGCCAGGCCAGGTTCCAGAGCTGGGACACGGCCATGGATGAACTAAGGGCTGAGCTGCGTGGACATCAGGCTCCTTGAGGGCGCCAAGGAAGACCTCCGCAATGGCTGGGTGTTCTATGAACGCCAGGCTCCAGGCCTGGGCGATCGCTTTCTGGATGCCGTTGAGGCTGATGTGCGTCTTCTTCCCACCTACGCCGGGATCCACCTGGAGGTGGATGGCTTCCACCGGATGCTGATCAAACGGTTTCCATTCGCCCTCTACTACCTGATCGAGGAGGCCACGATCGACATCTACGCGATCCTTGATTGCCGCCGCGATCCCAGTTGGACTGCTCAGCGGCTGACTGACTCGCGCTCCTAGACAACGCTTCATCAATGCGGTGCCCTCCCTGCGGCGAGCAGCTGCTGCAGGTTCTTGGTGATCTGCGTGTCGCCAAAGCCGGGTAGGCCCCAGTCCACCCCGCTCACATACACCGGTGTGGTGGCCTGATCACCGGCCACACTCACCAGGGCGAGCCGGAAGCGATGCGGGGCGTTGCGGCCGGTGTTCACCTCGTTGATCGTGAGCGTCACCGAGTCGGCGCCATCGGTGCGGCCCTTCACCTCAATAAAGAACAGGTTGCCGTCGGCATCGATCGATTCGATGTCGTAGCCCCGGCCGCGTTCGGCGCTCACGTCTTTGGGCATGCGGCCCAGGGCTTTCTCCGCCTCGAACACGGCGTTCATCGCCAACAGTTCCACCCGTTTGCGCGCCGCTGCATCCACGCCCTGCGGATCGCTCTGCCCCTGCTGCGCCAACAACCAGCCCGCCGGGATCACCAGGGAGCCGCCCTTGAGGTTTGGCACCTTGGCAGTGATCTGCGCTTCTGCCTGGAGTTGGGCCAGCCGTTTTTCCAGACGGCTGGTGAGCACCTCGGCGCGGTCTTTGGCCACCTTGGCGGGTAGGCGCACCTGTTTGCCCGCCTGTTCCTGCAGCTTCAGCTCTTCGTAGCGGCGGCTCCAGTGGTTGATCTCCCGCTGCATGCGCGCCTTGATCTCCCGCTCGGCCTTGGCGATCCGCTCCAGCCGTTCCGCCGACACTTCTTCCAGATGCCTGGGCACGAGGGTGGTCATGGCGTGTTGGAGCACCAGCGCATCCCAGTCCTGCGACAGCCAGCTCTCCTGCAGCAACGGCGCCACCAGCTCCTGTTCGCCATCGCGCAAGGGGCGGTAGTCGAGGTATGGAGCCGAACCTGCTGGGCTCACCACACCGGAGCGGCTGATCTCCAGGAACTGCAGACGGTTCGAGATCAGTTGCTGTTGGCCGGCGCGGGTCTTGCGGCCGTCTTGCAGGCCGTGCTCCAGGCAGAACAGCAGGCGCGGTTCGCTGCCCAGATCGCGCTCATCGATGAGCACTGCTCCCTGGCCGAGCACGGAGCCATCGCGCTCAACCACCAGCGAGATGCAGGCCTCCAGCAGGGGGTGGCCCGGGCTCACCAATTCAGCCCGTGGACTGTCGGCCACATGCTCCTTTTCAAAGCAGATCCGCTCGTAGCGGCCCTGCACGGGCACACCCACGCCGATCTGTTGGTTCCGATCGAGGAGCAACGGCGGCACATAGGTGATCTCGTAGCGCCCCTTCTCCCGGGGATTCAGCTTGCCGCCCAAGCGCCGAAAGGCCTCAATGAAGAAGTCGTGCACGTAGTGCGGGTGGATGCGGCGCGCCATCGCCCGCTCCATCTGCTGCCGCAACTGCTCCACCGTGGCGGCATCCATGCCCTGGCGTACCAGGGCCCGCTGCGCCAGCAGATCTTCCAGGTGGTGCTGATCCACAGCCCCCTCGATCTCCAGCTCCAGCTGGGCCTTCACATCGGGGCGAGCGTTGTAGCGCACCGCATCCATCAACAACTCCCGCAGCGAACGGCCGGAGAACAGCTGGCCGAGCACGTCGAACACCTTGTCGCCCAAGGCTTCTCGCGCCGCTTCGAGCTTGCGCAGCAGTTGGATGTAGACGTCGCCCTCGCGGGTGTCTTTGGCCAGGAGGTTCCACAGATGGCACACCTCCTTCTGGCCGATCCGGTGGATGCGGCCAAAGCGCTGCTCCAGCCGGTTGGGGTTCCAGGGCAGGTCGTAATTCACCATCAGGTGGGCCCGCTGCAGGTTCACTCCCTCCCCAGCGGCGTCATTGGCCAGGAGCACCACCACCTCGGGGTCGTTCATGAAGGCGTGCACGATCTGGCGGCGCCGATCGCGTGCCACACCGCCATGGATCTCCACCACCGCCTCCGGCCGGCCCAGCCGGTCACGGATCTTGGCGGCCAGATCCATCAGCGTGTCTTTGAATTCGGTGAACAGCACCAACTTGCGCCGCGCCCCATTGGCCTGCTTCATCAGCGGGTCATCGAGGATGCGATCGAGCTCCTGCCATTTGGCATCGGTGCGCTGATCCACCACCTTCTTGCTCAGCTGCTCCAGCTCCTTGAGCGTTTGGATCTCGAACTCCAGCTCGGCGAGGGTCTGGGCTGAGGTGGCGTTATCGGTGAAGGCGTCTTCTGTGTTTTCGATCTCGCCGGCGGTGTCTTCTTCGTAGAGATCGTCGATGTCGTCGTCGCTGAGCCCGCCGGGTTGAAACTTGGCGTCAAGCCCCAGGCGCGCTTCGGCCCCGCGCCCCTCCAACAGCAACCGCTCTTCTTTGAGGCGGCTCTCCAAGCGTTCGCGCCGGCGTTCCAGCGAGCGATGGATCGCAAACGGACTGCTCGCCAGCCGCCGCTGCAGGGTCATCAAGGCAAAGCCCACATTCACCCGCTTTTTGCCGCCGCCTTGCTCGTTGGCATTGCGATCGGCACGGTTCATCTCCTCACGCACGTACTCGGTGACTCGCTCGTAGAGCACCTTCTCGGCATCGGAGAGCTCGTATTCGGCGGTGTAGCTCTTGCGCTCGGGGAACAGCTTCGTGCCCGCGAAGGTGTAAAGGTCTTCCTTCACCAGCCGGCGCATCAGGTCATTGGGATCGCTGCGGTGCACGGCATCGCGCTGGTGGCCGGCAAAGCGGTCTTCATCCAGCAAGGCCATGAACAGCTGGAAGTCTTCTTCCTTGCCGTTGTGCGGCGTCGCTGTCATCAACAGCAGGTTGCGGGCGTGGTTCCCCACCCGCTGGCCCATGTCGTAGCGCTTGGTGCGTTTCACCTCACTGCCGAAGTAGTGGGCGCTCATGCGGTGGGATTCGTCGCACACCACCAGGTCCCACTCCGGGGCCTGCTCCAGGCGGGTCTGCAGCTCCTCATCGCGGGAGAGCATGTCCATCCGAGCGATCAGCAGCGGCCGCTGCTCGAACGGGTTGCCCAGCCCCGTGGCGTTGATCAGGTCGCGGGTGAGCAGCTCGAACTGCAGCTCAAACTTCTCCTTGAGCTCGTCTTGCCACTGCTCGGTGAGCGAGCCAGGCGCCACGATCAAGCAGCGCTCCATCTCACCTCGAATCAGCAGTTCCTTGATCAGGAGGCCGGCCATGATCGTTTTGCCGGCGCCGGGGTCATCTGCCAACAGGAAGCGCATTGGCTGCCTGGGGAGCATGTGCTCGTAGACCGCGCTGATCTGGTGAGGCAGCGGATCGATCGTGCTGCTGCTCACCGCTACGTAGGGGTCGAACAGGTACGCCAGCCGGATCCGCTCGGCCTCACTCACCAGCCGGAACAGATCACCGTTGCCGGCAAAGCTCCACTTGCGCCCCCCGCCCGCCAGCTCCAGATCCGCTTCGTTGGTGCGGAACACCAGCTGCTCGCCCAGGGCACCGTCCTCGCCGCGATACACCACCTTGCAGGCCATGTCGCCGAGCATCTCGGCGCTCACGATCCGCACCGCTTCCCGACCCACCAGGCCCTGAACCAGGCCATCTGGTTTGAGGTCTTCCAGGCGGGCCGTCATGGCTGCAGCGGCCTCCATAGGAGTAGCCCTGGGACGGATCCCTGTGTGAAGGCTTTAGCTGTCGACCACTCCCGGACCATCACAGCCAGCGCTGTATCTCCAGTGTGAATCAACGTGCCGCATCCGGCAGCAATTCTGCGGTCCCTTGAACAGCAATCAGGCCTTGTTTTCATGCGGATCCTGCATGGTTTCGCTGTTCCTGATTTGTGAGCGCAGTTGGCGGACAAGTTGCTGCACTGCGTTATGGCTTCCGCTGGCCTCAGGCAGGAGCAGCCAGAGCTGCTCGATCAGGGGTGGTTGCTCCTGCAGCGGCACAAGGCTGTGGTTACTCAGCCAGCTCTCCCCGACCAGGGCCGGGATCACGGGCAGCGCTAGCCGCCGATCCGTGGCGCGTTTCAACCAGGCAGCGGTGTCCTGACAAGCGGCCGGTTGTTTCTCGATGCGCAGGCCCTGGGCTTCAATCGACTGATGCAGCAGCGGCGCTGTGGCCTGGGCCGGAAGCAGCACCCGCTGAGCCTCGGCGGTGGTGGCGACCAGCTGCACCGCGATCGTGCCCAGCGGACTGGCGCTGATGCCGTCCCACCGGGGCGCCTGCCCTGAAAGCAAGCGTTTCTTCAGTGCCAGGGAGCTCAGGATCGCGCCATCGAGCAGGCCATGGCGGATCAGCTCCACCCAATGCTCGGCACTGCGAAAGCGCGGTGGCACGGGCTGAACGGCTCCGCAGCGCTCAAGCAGGTCGTGGTGCAGAACATCGGTGCCGATGCGCAGGACTCCAGCCATCAGGCGGTGGGCCCGGTAGGCCAGCCGTAGGTGATGCAGACAGGAATTGTGGCCGTGGCGGCACACCGCTGGCGCGGTGGCTGGTGTGAGTTGTAACTCCTGCTGCAACAGCCGCAGGCTGCGACAGACGGTGCTCTGATGCATCGCCAGGGCCCGGCCGGCCCGGCTCTGGGAGCCCGCCAGCTCCAGGAGATCGAGCACGTGCAGGTCCTGCAGGAGCGACGGCGGGGTGTATCTGCCGGAGAGGGTCACGGGGTGTCGGGTCCGGGATGCAGACAGCGTCAGCGGAGCAGCCCCTTAGTCCGCTGTTTTTCCTGCGAAAGAGCAGTGAGCTCATGTCAAGGTGCTGGCGCGAGCGGGACTCAGAAGCGGTAACGCGCTCCCAGGCGGGCTCCCCAGCTGCTGAGCGGGTCGTAGCTGACGCTCTCCACCGAGAAGCTGGCGGTGCCCTGGTACGTGGCTTCCAGGAATACGTCGGCTTCCTTGCTGGCGCGGTAGCTCACGCCTACCTTGCCCTGGTAGCCCAATACCCCCTGGCCGCCGGAGGACTGGCTGAGGGTGAGGCCACCGGCACTGGCGTTGTAGCTCCCCCAGGACACGTTGGTGTAACCCAAACCGCCACCGACGTAGGGAACGATGCGGCTCTTGGTGGGGATGTCCACGTAGGCCGAGGCCATCACCGAATTGGTGTTTACGCCGCCATTGCTGATCGAGGCGCTGACGCTCTGACCGAGCGCCGAGACCCGCAGGCTGTTGAGTGTTGCGTTGTTATAGAGGTAGGTGAGCTCAGCGCGCACCACCCCGAAGTCATACCCCGCACCTACTTCCACGGCGACACCGGGGTCGAGGCTGTAGTCACCGCTGACATCGATATCAAACACGGAGGTGCTGCCGGTGACGTTCTGCGGCCAGGCAGCACCGACGCCGAGAGTGGCATAGAAGCCGGTGGCATCAGGGCTGGGCTCGTTGCTTGGCGTCTCCTGGGCGCGGACCTGAGCGGCTGAGCCCACCAGCAGGACCGCGGCGACCAGAAGTGAGCGCAGCGGACGATCAAGAGTGCGCATTGGCTCTCAAACAGAAGGATGGAAGCCACTGCAACAAGCTTGCAGCTGCACTGGTGCGGATCTAAGGCAAGCTGCTGTTTTGACCCCTGGTTGGCTCTAGCTCCGATTCAGCTTGTGCATGGCTTTGTTGGATTGCTGATCGCCATTGCCCAGCCAGCTGGGGAAGCACTGGATGGCTCTCCCAGTTGTTCTGGAGCACTAGAAGCCAGTGGTCGTCGCAGGTCGCTGGCGACAGGGGCCACCAGCGCCAACTGGGGAGGTGCCGCTGCAAGGCGCGGCACCAGCGGGGTGTGGCGAGGGCTGGCAGCTTCTGCTCGCTCAGCCATGCTGCCCAGTCGTGGGCGGACTGACAGCTTCTGGGGGCGTAGAGACAGTGCCAGTGGCGTTGGCGTGTGCAGGCGCCCAGGCCTGGCGCCAGGGACGGCGCCGGGACGGCCACCACACTCCAGCGCGTTAGGCCTTCTTCTATGTAGGTGTCAGGCAACAGCAGGCCCAGTGGTTCTGCGGTCAGGGGAACGAAGATGTAGTCATCCCAGGCCATTGGGCCTTGCGCGGGTTTCAGCGGTTGAGCCAGAAGCTGCTCCAGATCAACGCCGCTGAGCACAGCAGCGTCGAGGATGCGGGCTCGAACCAGGGCCTGCCAGGAGCGGGGGTGACGAAACTGCGCCGGGACCAGCGGTGTGGGCAGGGTGGTCTCAAGCAGTGCTTGCGACCAAGGTGAACTACTCAGGCGAGAGGCACCGGCCTCGAGGCGATGCAGTTGTGCGGCCTGACGCAGCAGATGCAGGCAAGCGTTCTCTCCGTAGCTCAGCTCCGTTGGCTGGCGGGGGCCTGGTGGAGGGAGCTCCAGCTCGCGCAGCAACTGCCGCGTGCGGCGACTCACGGTGGGCTGGGAGAGTTCTGCTGCTCGGGCCGCCGCGGTTGTGGTTCCGCAGAGCTCCAGAAGATCGAGCAGCTGGAGCGGCAACAGCAGCTCCGGTGTGCGGTAAGGCTCAAGGAGAGAACACACAGGAGAAAGCGCTGCAGAGCTGCCAGGTTTTGCCGGGGAGCACCCTGCTCGCCGGTTTCTCGTGCGAAAGAGTGGAGTGATCTCCGGAGCCCGCCGCATGGAACCGCTGCGCTGCCACCTGCTGATCGGCCAGCCCGCAAGCGGCAAGACCACCCTGGCCAGGGCCCTGGCGCCATTGCTCACGGGCCCTGGCGAGTCCCCAGCGGTGGTGCTCTCCACCGATGCGATTCGCGCGGAGGTGTTCGGTGATGCAGCAGTGCAGGGTCCCTGGCCGGACATCCAGCAACGGCTGCACCAGCGCATCCGCGAGGCTGTGGCGACAGGGACTCCGGTGATCGTGGATGCCACCCACGCCAGGCGACCCTGGCGGCTGGCGATTACCCAGTCGCTGGACTTGCCGGCACCGGTGGAGTGGATCGGCTGGTGGCTCTACACCGATTTGCCCACCTCACTTGATTGGAACGCCAAGCGAGAGCGGCCGGTACCGGTGCCCGTGATTCAGGAAATGGCAGCCGCCCTGGCCGATTCGCACTTTGGGCCCTCCAGAGCCGAGGGCTTTGCTGCGATCTGCGCTGTGGTGCCCACGCACCACCAGGAGCTCACATCGGTGCTCCAAGCGGAATTGGCCGGGCTGGAACGGCGCATCCGCTCGGCCACGAATCGTGAACGCAAGCTGCAGCGCCATGGCTACTCGCGCCTGCTCGATTTGGAGCGGCTGCTTTACCTGATCCGACTGCTCAGCCGCTGGCCGGATCTCTCGGCGGCCGACCCTGCCAGCGCCGCGGAGCTGGAAGCGATCCTCTCACCTCTGCCTGAGGGTGATCTGGCGCAGCGTGCAGCGGCCTTTCTGGGGCGGCTGCATGGGGAGTGCTACAGCGATGCGGCGGCGATCCGAGGTGATCTGGCCTGGCTGGAAGCCAATGGCTTCTGCAGCGCCCTGCCTGTGGAGGCACCGATTCAGCTGGCACCGCTGATCAGGGCACCGGAGCTGCAGGGACCGCTGAACGGTGGTCTGCCGCCCCTGGGTGATGCTCCGGTGTTTATCCGGGTGATGACCCTGCTGCGCCACCTGTTGCAGTCGCCCTTTGATCGCCCGGCGGAGCGCGGCGCCAATCTGCATGAGCACCTGATTGCGGCCACCAGTGCCATCCCCGGCGGCTATCTGCCCGGTGAAACAGCAACGCTGCGCAAGGACCTGGAGAAGCTGCTCAGCCCCTACGGCTTCCGCTCGCGCAACGACAACGTTCGCCATGGCTATTGCCTGGGCACAGCGCTGCTTTCACCGCTGCGGCTTCAGGAGCTCCACAACGTGGTGCGTCAGGCTGCGGGCCGGCTGGCGGATCCCTCGGCCCTGGATCTGCTGGAGGAGCTGGAACAGCGGCTGCGCTGGGCTGGGATTGATCTGGATCCTGGAGCACCGGTGCGCAGCTACGCCCGCCATACGTCGGTGGACAGCGCCCTGGTGCGGCGCGATGCGCTGGCGGCACCGCGCCAGGCGGAGCGAATCGAAGCGGCGATTGTGGAACACCGCCGGGTGCTGCTGCACCGCTACGACGGGATGGGCAGCTTTGCCGATAGCCCCGCGGGAGAGCTGCGGGTGTGGCCGCTGCAGCTGATCTTTCACAACGTCGGCTGGTACCTGCTGTTTGAGGAGGATCACATCGGCGCGGAGCAGGGCCTCATCCGCAGTGAACGGCTGGATCGCCTGTCGCTGCGCGGCTCTTGCAGTCGCGGTGATCTGCGCAGATCGGAGCAGGCGCATCAGGCGGCGTTGCTGCGGCTGGAGCGATTGCTGCACCTGAGCGGCGGGATCTATTTCGGGGAGGACCTCGAGCAACAGTTGATTCTGGGCAGTGCAGCGGGTCAGCGGTGCCAGAGGGCGCTGGTGACGTTGCGCTTCTGCTGCGCGCCCTGGGCCTTTGCCTTCATTCGTGAGGGCCTGCAGCGCTACCCGATCGAGCACACCCGCTTTTCAAGGCCGTTGCCGGCTGATCGCTGGTGGCATCACCCAAAGGCGCCGCATATGCTGCCGCCCGGCCCGGCCGAGGCCAGCCATCCCTACCCGGTGGAACTGGACCTGCCGCCCTGGACGGTGGCACGGGATGTGGATCTGCGCAGCTGGTTGTTCGCCTTTGGCGGCGGGATCCGAATCGAGCAGCCGGAGGTATTGCGGCAGGAGTTGGTGGAGCGCTGCCAGGACACGCTGGCGGCCAACAGCAGCCAGACACACACCGCCGCTGATGATGAGCCTGTGTTTTTTCGCAGCCGGCTGCGGCGGGACTGACGCTCCTGATACAGCCATCCATGCGGGTCACGCATCAAGACGCCAGTGAGCAGCAACGCTCTTGCAGGATGTGGGCTTGAGTCCGCTCTGGCGACGATGAGCTCACTTGTTCTTCCCATCGCCGCGGCACTTAGCTTGGGAGGAGCCCTGGCCCAGCAACCGGTGCGCCCTCTCCCGAAAGTGGGCGGGTGCCCGGTGGGGTACTACGCCTCAGGGGATTACTGCGTGCCAAGCAAGAGCGGCAACAGCCGCGGCGCAATTGAGAAGGTGGGCAACGGCTGCCCGATCGGCTTCTACGCCTCGGGCAACTACTGCCTGAGCAGCCCGAGCAATCAACGCGAGGCGATGGAGAAGCAGGGCAACAGCTGCCCGATGGGCTGGTTCAGCTCCGGGCGCTACTGCGTCAAGACCCGCTGAGGGGAGTGCTGCCCTTTGGAGCGAATCTGCAGAGATCTTGGGATCGACCCGGATTTGTGAGGCACCCTATGGCTGAACCACTGATTCTTGTTCTCTCCAGCGATGGGACGCACACGGAGCTTTCTCACTGATTTCAGGGCTTTTATCAATCGCGGCAATGTGGTGGATCTTGCCGTCGCGGTGGTGATCGGTGGAGCCTTTGGGAAGGTGGTGGATGCAGTGGTGAGCCTGGTGATGGGGTCATTGCTTGAACCTGCTCTCAAAGCCGCGAACATTGATGCCATTGCCGATTGGCCAGCTGGTGCCGTCCTGGTGGCGGTGATCAATTTTCTGGTGATCGCTTTGGTCGTGTTTCTGATCATTCGCGCCATTGAGTCGTTGCGTCGAAAGGAGGAAGCCGTGGCTCCCCCAGAGACTCAGGCCCAGCTGGCCGCAGCGGTGACCCGCTTGGCGGATGCCCTGGATCGCCGCCAGCTCTGAACCAGGCCCGGTGTCGTTCTGTCCCCTACGAATCCGCTCTGGCGGCCTGTTTTCTCATGCCTTGATCAGGAACGATGGCCACAATGCCTGCATTAGGAGGACGCGAATGGCACGTGGTTTGCGGGCTTTGCTGGCTGGTGCTGCCCTCACGCTGATCCACGTCACACCGGCGGCGGCGCTCACCTGGAGAGAGGAACCGCTTCTGCAACCGCT is a genomic window containing:
- a CDS encoding type II toxin-antitoxin system RelE/ParE family toxin; the protein is MDIRLLEGAKEDLRNGWVFYERQAPGLGDRFLDAVEADVRLLPTYAGIHLEVDGFHRMLIKRFPFALYYLIEEATIDIYAILDCRRDPSWTAQRLTDSRS
- a CDS encoding AAA family ATPase translates to MEPLRCHLLIGQPASGKTTLARALAPLLTGPGESPAVVLSTDAIRAEVFGDAAVQGPWPDIQQRLHQRIREAVATGTPVIVDATHARRPWRLAITQSLDLPAPVEWIGWWLYTDLPTSLDWNAKRERPVPVPVIQEMAAALADSHFGPSRAEGFAAICAVVPTHHQELTSVLQAELAGLERRIRSATNRERKLQRHGYSRLLDLERLLYLIRLLSRWPDLSAADPASAAELEAILSPLPEGDLAQRAAAFLGRLHGECYSDAAAIRGDLAWLEANGFCSALPVEAPIQLAPLIRAPELQGPLNGGLPPLGDAPVFIRVMTLLRHLLQSPFDRPAERGANLHEHLIAATSAIPGGYLPGETATLRKDLEKLLSPYGFRSRNDNVRHGYCLGTALLSPLRLQELHNVVRQAAGRLADPSALDLLEELEQRLRWAGIDLDPGAPVRSYARHTSVDSALVRRDALAAPRQAERIEAAIVEHRRVLLHRYDGMGSFADSPAGELRVWPLQLIFHNVGWYLLFEEDHIGAEQGLIRSERLDRLSLRGSCSRGDLRRSEQAHQAALLRLERLLHLSGGIYFGEDLEQQLILGSAAGQRCQRALVTLRFCCAPWAFAFIREGLQRYPIEHTRFSRPLPADRWWHHPKAPHMLPPGPAEASHPYPVELDLPPWTVARDVDLRSWLFAFGGGIRIEQPEVLRQELVERCQDTLAANSSQTHTAADDEPVFFRSRLRRD
- a CDS encoding outer membrane protein, yielding MRTLDRPLRSLLVAAVLLVGSAAQVRAQETPSNEPSPDATGFYATLGVGAAWPQNVTGSTSVFDIDVSGDYSLDPGVAVEVGAGYDFGVVRAELTYLYNNATLNSLRVSALGQSVSASISNGGVNTNSVMASAYVDIPTKSRIVPYVGGGLGYTNVSWGSYNASAGGLTLSQSSGGQGVLGYQGKVGVSYRASKEADVFLEATYQGTASFSVESVSYDPLSSWGARLGARYRF
- the mscL gene encoding large conductance mechanosensitive channel protein MscL; the encoded protein is MGRTRSFLTDFRAFINRGNVVDLAVAVVIGGAFGKVVDAVVSLVMGSLLEPALKAANIDAIADWPAGAVLVAVINFLVIALVVFLIIRAIESLRRKEEAVAPPETQAQLAAAVTRLADALDRRQL
- a CDS encoding protein NO VEIN domain-containing protein — protein: MTARLEDLKPDGLVQGLVGREAVRIVSAEMLGDMACKVVYRGEDGALGEQLVFRTNEADLELAGGGRKWSFAGNGDLFRLVSEAERIRLAYLFDPYVAVSSSTIDPLPHQISAVYEHMLPRQPMRFLLADDPGAGKTIMAGLLIKELLIRGEMERCLIVAPGSLTEQWQDELKEKFELQFELLTRDLINATGLGNPFEQRPLLIARMDMLSRDEELQTRLEQAPEWDLVVCDESHRMSAHYFGSEVKRTKRYDMGQRVGNHARNLLLMTATPHNGKEEDFQLFMALLDEDRFAGHQRDAVHRSDPNDLMRRLVKEDLYTFAGTKLFPERKSYTAEYELSDAEKVLYERVTEYVREEMNRADRNANEQGGGKKRVNVGFALMTLQRRLASSPFAIHRSLERRRERLESRLKEERLLLEGRGAEARLGLDAKFQPGGLSDDDIDDLYEEDTAGEIENTEDAFTDNATSAQTLAELEFEIQTLKELEQLSKKVVDQRTDAKWQELDRILDDPLMKQANGARRKLVLFTEFKDTLMDLAAKIRDRLGRPEAVVEIHGGVARDRRRQIVHAFMNDPEVVVLLANDAAGEGVNLQRAHLMVNYDLPWNPNRLEQRFGRIHRIGQKEVCHLWNLLAKDTREGDVYIQLLRKLEAAREALGDKVFDVLGQLFSGRSLRELLMDAVRYNARPDVKAQLELEIEGAVDQHHLEDLLAQRALVRQGMDAATVEQLRQQMERAMARRIHPHYVHDFFIEAFRRLGGKLNPREKGRYEITYVPPLLLDRNQQIGVGVPVQGRYERICFEKEHVADSPRAELVSPGHPLLEACISLVVERDGSVLGQGAVLIDERDLGSEPRLLFCLEHGLQDGRKTRAGQQQLISNRLQFLEISRSGVVSPAGSAPYLDYRPLRDGEQELVAPLLQESWLSQDWDALVLQHAMTTLVPRHLEEVSAERLERIAKAEREIKARMQREINHWSRRYEELKLQEQAGKQVRLPAKVAKDRAEVLTSRLEKRLAQLQAEAQITAKVPNLKGGSLVIPAGWLLAQQGQSDPQGVDAAARKRVELLAMNAVFEAEKALGRMPKDVSAERGRGYDIESIDADGNLFFIEVKGRTDGADSVTLTINEVNTGRNAPHRFRLALVSVAGDQATTPVYVSGVDWGLPGFGDTQITKNLQQLLAAGRAPH
- a CDS encoding addiction module protein; protein product: MAVELPLAQMTHDEKLQAMELLWAELSKTPEQLTSPAWHRDVLRSRCGQVQQGQARFQSWDTAMDELRAELRGHQAP